Part of the Sporosarcina sp. FSL K6-2383 genome is shown below.
CTTGGCGATTTCCATGAAGAAATGCGTATCAACTGCAAAACGGACGAAGAAATCTTTTGCAAAATGATCGAACGTTTCTTGCTTCTCCGTATATTGTGCGGCCTGTGCCAGCGCAAGTGCCAGTTCTGTAACCGCATCAGCGCCGTTATGATGCGCTGCCCATGTCTCCGCAACGGTTGTCCGCACTTGCTGAAACCCTTCAGGCAGTGTCCATCCTGAAACAGCAATAGCCCCTTTCACTGCTGAACGATTTGCTTCATCAACAAATGTAAAGGCTTTCAAAAACGAATCTTCCTTTTTAGTATTTGTAATGAAGATCGGATAGTCTGTCATCAGCTGTGCAATTTCAAGAAGTGAGGATTCGTCCCAGTCAAATGGCTGTGTACCATCGTAAACAATCGCTTCATTGCCACGATCCAATGAATTTTTCAATTCCCTTACAAACTGTTGGCCATTCATTGCATGTGTTTGCTGTGCAATGATCCAGCCCGTCTGTTGTTTAGTGACACGAACGCCTTCTATAAAACTTTCACGCGTATACAGTGGTTGAAGGTCAATCCCTTCCAACGTTTTCGTCATCAGCGATTCTAACGGCTTCCCCTTCAAAGACCGAATCGCTTCCTCTTTCCATTGTTCGAAGTCCACTTTATCAAATGTTGTCGATTTCATAGTATGTATAGTCATCGTACACGCTTCCCCCCTTAATAATGCATCTACTACTAGTTTACCCGACTATGCTTGGTGTTGAAAGAGATAAAAGGCCGTCAGTTGATGAATCGCTTTCACACGTATAAGGCAGCCCAGCTATAGTAGACGAATGTCAACTGTTGGTTATTCATCTCAAACGTTTCATCACTCGTACCTATCTGTTCAAATCCATTTCTCTCCAAGACCTTTTGAGACGCTATATTATTGGTTGTTGTTTGTGCTTTTATTTTTTTTATTCTTCCTTCCAACATTACCGCTTCTACTAATAATTTCAATGCCCTATTCGCAATTCCTTTTCCAGTATGAATTTGCCCCACTCTATAGCCTAGATGAGCAATACCTTGATGTTCCTCAATATCTATTAAATTCATTCTCCCGAGAATTGAGCCCTCTGCATCCTTTATTAAATAGAAAAAGCAAATTCCTTGAGCTTGTTCATCTAGCAAGGATTCGTGTCTGCTTTTAAAAAAGTCGAAATTATAATAGTCATTACCTCTAGTTGGTACCATTTCTTCGAAATAAGACCTGTTAGTAAGTTCAAATGCAAATAATTGTTCAGCGTCTGCAAAATTCAACTTTTCAAGAATTATGTCCATGGCCATCTACCACCCATCAATATAAATTTAAAAAACCTCGACCCGCATGAAGCAGACCGAGGTGTAGCATGTTTCTTAATAAACAGATGTATTGTCCGCAGAAACATTTTCAAGAATTTCTTTGACACGTGCAAGGAATTGACCACAAACTAGGCCATCCAGTACACGGTGATCGAGTGACAGACATAAGTTCACCATATCACGTGCTGCAATCATGCCACCGTCCATAATCATTGGACGTTTTACAATCGACTCCACTTGTAAAATCGCTGCCTGCGGATAATTAATGATGCCCATTGATTGAACAGAACCGAATGAGCCAGTATTATTCACCGTAAACGTACCACCTTGCATTTCAGCCGATTTTAATTTACCTGAACGTACTTTACCTGCAAGCTCCTGAACTTCACGGCCAATGCCTTTAATCGTTTTTTCATCCGCATGATTAATCACCGGTACAAATAATGCGTCATCTGATGCGACAGCGATGGAAATGTTGATGTCTTTTTTCATAATAATTTTATCGCCAGCCCACATGGAATTCATCATTGGGAATTCTTTCAAAGCTTGTGCGACCGCCTTCACGAAAAATGCAAAATACGTCAGATTGAAGCCTTCCTTTTGTTTAAAGTCACTCTTCAATGAATCGCGATATTGAACAAGGTTTGTAACATCAACTTCAATCATCATCCAAGCATGTGGTGCTTCGTGTTTAGAGCGTAGCATATTGCTAGCAATAGCACGGCGTACGCCTGTGATTGGAATTTCTGTATCGCCTGCCATGACCGGTACATTGACAGGTTCTGCAGGTTTCGGTGCTGGTACTGGAGCCGCTGCCGAGGCTACAGATGCTGGGGCTTCTATTACCGGTGCCGTAGATGCCGTTGGAATATTGCCACTTTCGATAATCGCCAGCAAATCTTTACGCGTAATGCGCCCTTCCTTACCAGAACCTTCTACTAGTGTCAAATCGATGCCATTGTCTTGTGAAAGACGAAGGACGGCAGGTGAATAGCGTCCTGCTTCTTTTCCTTTTTCACGGTTCAATGAGCTAGCCGGTTTTTGTGAACCAGCAGCCGGCATTTCGTTTACTGGTTCTTCTTTTGCTGGTGCGGCAACGATTGCTGCTTCAACAGCTCCATCGTCTTCAATTTCAATTGTACAAATAATCGCACCGACGGCAAGGGTTTCTCCTTCTTGTGCAATCAATTCCTTGATAGTCCCAGCGAATGAAGATGGAACTTCAGCCGTTACTTTATCCGTATTCACTTCTGCAAGTGGATCGTATTTATTCACCGTATCGCCCGGTTTAACAAGCCATTTCTCAATGGTACCTTCTGTCACACTTTCTCCAAGCTGTGGCATTAAGATATTTTCAATAGCCAATTACTTTACCTCCGTCCCGAATGAAATTAATATTCAGCAAGCTCACGCGCTGCTTTTTCGACTTTGTCTGGATTGACCATGAAAAACTTCTCCATCGTCGGTGCGTACGGCATAGCTGGAATATCCGGTCCTGCAAGACGTTTGATAGGAGCATCGAGTTCAAAGAGACAGTTTTCAGCGATTATCGCTGCTACTTCTCCCATAATGCTTCCTTCTTTATTGTCTTCAGTTACAAGAAGGACTTTCCCTGTTTTAGAAGCCGCCTCAATAATCGCTTCTTTATCTAGCGGGTAAACCGTTCTTAGGTCAAGGATATGTGTAGAAATACCGTCTTCTGCAAGACGTTCAGCTGCCTGCAAGGCAAAATGTACACATAAACCGTAAGTAATAATCGTAATGTCATCGCCTTCGCGTTTTACATCCGCTTTACCAATCGGTAATACATAATCATCTGTGGGTACTTCACCTTTAATTAATCGATAAGCACGTTTATGTTCAAAGAATAGAACTGGGTCTTCATCACGGATAGCCGCTTTTAGCAAACCTTTAGCATCGTATGGTGTAGAAGGAATAACGATTTTCAATCCAGGCGTGCTAGCAAACATCGATTCCACAGATTGCGAGTGGTACAACGCGCCGTGAACACCGCCACCAAAAGGTGCACGGATGACAATCGGACATGTCCAATCATTATTTGAACGATAACGAATTTTTGCTGCTTCAGAGACGATTTGGTTTACAGCTGGCATGATAAAGTCCGCGAATTGCATTTCAGCAATTGGGCGTAAGCCATACATTGCCGCACCAATGCCGACACCTGCAATAGCAGATTCTGCAAGCGGTGTATCCAGCGCACGGTATTCTCCGAATTGATCGTAAAGACCAGTCGTTGCTTTAAATACGCCGCCCTTGCGTCCAACGTCCTCTCCTAGAACGAAAACGCGGTCATCACGTTCCATTTCTTCCTTCATAGCCAATGTGATGGCATCGATATAAGACATAACAGCCATTACGCGTTCCCTCCTTGTTCAGCATAGACATGGAGAAGCGCAGACTCAGGTTCAGCATACGGAGCGTTTTCCGCATAATCGGTCGCTTCGTTCACTTCTTTCATGATGCGTTCTTCCAGTTCTTTTTCTAACTCGTCCGTTAGTACACCAACTTCTTTTAAATAAGCTGAGAACTTCGGAATCGGATCTTTTTTCTTCTCATCTTCAAGCTCATCCGCATCACGGTACTGACGGTGATCATCATCTGAGGAGTGTGCAGTCAAACGATAGCAAATTGTTTCCACTAAACTAGGACCTTCACCACTCCGCGCACGATCTGCTGCTTCTTTCACAACTTTATAAACTTCTAGTGGGTCTGTTCCATCGACAGTAACACCTGGCATACCATACCCGATAGCACGGTCCGATACGTTGACACAGCCTAATTGTTTTTCAACTGGAACAGAAATCGCGTACTTATTATTTTCAACCATAATAACAGTTGGTAATTTATGAACACCTGCGAAGTTCATGCCTTCGTGGAAATCCCCTTGGTTGGATGAACCTTCACCAAGCGTAACGAATGTGATGAAATCTTCTTTTTTTATTTTCGCAGCAAGTGCCACACCTACAGCATGCGGAAGTTGTGTCGTAACAGGTGATGACCCTGTTAAAATACGATTTTTCCGTTGACCAAAGTGACCTGGCATTTGACGACCGCCCGAGTTCGGGTCTTCCGCTTTAGCGAATGCCGATAACATCAAATCTTTTGCTGTCATTCCGAAATGAAGGACAACCCCCATATCCCGGTAATAAGGTGCAATCCAGTCCTTGTCTTTATCAAGTGCGAAAGCGGCTCCCGCTTGTGCTGCTTCCTGTCCTTGACAAGAGATGACGAATGGAATTTTCCCAGCGCGGTTTAAAAGCCACATACGCTCATCAATACGACGAGCCATTAGCATCGTTTCAAAAATTTGTAGGACATCTTCATTAGATAGTCCAAGTGCTTCATGACGATTATTTGTCATTTCTATTATCCCCCTCCACCAGAAAATGTATTTACATATGAATAGCTTTTCCGTCCACAGCAAGTGCCGCTTCGCCCATTACTTCAGACAAAGATGGATGCGGATGAATCGTACTAGCCACTTCCCACGGTGTTGCATCAAGTACCATTGCAAGCCCTGCTTCAGATATTAAATCTGTAACATGCGCACCGATCATATGAACACCTAAAATATCATCCGTTTTCTTATCCGCAATAATTTTAACAAAACCATCCGAATTACCATTGACCAGCGCTTTACCAATTGCCATGAATGGGAACTTGCCGACTTTTACGTCAAACCCCTGTTCTTTCGCTTGTTTCTCCGTTATGCCTACACTTGATGCTTCCGGACTCGAATAAATACAACGCGAAATTTTTGTATAATCAATTGGCTCATTTTTCAATCCTGCAATATGTTCAACAGCGGCAATTCCTTCGTGAGAAGCAACATGTGCCAATTGTAATCCGCCAATGACATCGCCAATTGCATAAATATGATGTTCTTTCGTTTGGAACGTCGGTCTTGTTTTAATATAGCCCTTGTCTAGTTCTATTTCGGTATTGTCGAGGCCAATTCCTTCTACATTTGCTTGACGACCGACAGATACTAACATTTTTTCTGCTGTAAACGCTGTTGTTTCGCCGTTTAGTTCAGCGGAAATCGTAACAGTATCTGCTGTTTTAACAACTGTATCTGGCAGCACTTTAGCGCTTGTGACAAAAGTAATTCCCTTTTTCGTCAATAGCTTTTTCATTTCTTTCGAAATATCCTCATCTTCAGTCGGGATGATGCGATCTGCATATTCAATGACTGTGACATCTACACCGAAATCATTAAGCATAGATGCCCATTCAATGCCAATGACACCACCACCAACGATAATGATAGATTTTGGGAGTGCTTCCATTGCCAACGCACCATCTGAAGACATAATTTGCTGTTCATCAATGTCTAAACCTGGTAGTGAACGTGGTCTAGAACCTGTTGCAATGATTAAGTTTTTCAAGATAAGCATTTCATTTTCATCGCCGTTGTTCATTTCCACAGAAATGGTCCCAGGCATTGGTGAAAATATAGATGGACCAAGCATTCTGCCCAACCCTTCGAAAACATCAATCTTATCTTTTTTCATCAGCGCGGTAACACCGCTATGTAACTGTTTGACGATGCCTTCTTTGCGTGCTTGTACACGGCTAAAATCAAGCGTTACTTCTTTCGTATCTACACCGAACGCGGCTGCTTGGTTTTTCGCTGTATCGTAAACCTCAGCACTTTTTAGCAACGCTTTACTTGGTATACAGCCTTTATGCAAACATGTGCCGCCAAGTTGTCCTTGTTCGACAAGTGCTGTTTTCAGTCCTAATTGTGCAGCGCGGATAGCAGCTACATAGCCACCTGTTCCGCCTCCCAAAATTACTACATCATATTCCCGTGCCATATACATGGCCTCCTTCATAACGACCCGTTAAGACGGGTAGATTTTAGCTGTCTCTTCTCCAGATAAAACACGAATAGCCCCTTCTGCGAGTGCTTGCAATTCATCCTCACCCGGATAGACGACAATATCAGAAATCCAGTCAATTCTAGAAGTAATAGCTTCTATGAACCCTTTACCATACGCAAGACCACCCGTTAAAATGATTGCGTCAACTTGACCACGAAGAACAGCAGCAGCACTGCCGATTTCTTTAGCGACCTGATAAGCCATCGCATCATAAACAAGTTTTGCTTTAGCATCACCTTTGGCAATTCTTTTCTCTACCTCTACAGCATCATTGGTGCCTAAATAACCAACTAGACCACCTTGGCCGACGAGTTTTTTCATCACTTCATTACGATATAATTCCCCTGAATAACATATTTCGACCAAGTCACCCGCTGGTACTGTTCCTGCGCGCTCCGGGCTAAATGGACCGTCTCCATGAAGACCATTGTTGACGTCAATCACTTTTCCGAATTCATGTGCACCGACTGTAATCCCACCACCCATATGCGTAACGATGAGGCGAAGCTCCTTGTATTTCTTACCAACTTGCTTTGCATAACGGCGAGCGACAGCCTTCTGATTAAGTGCATGGAAAATAGATTTTCGTTCGAACAATTCAAATCCAGAAATACGTGCGACAGGCGTAAGTTCGTCAACGACGACAGGATCGACGATGAAAGCTGGGATATGCAAGCCATTCGCAATTTCATTTGCTAGGATTCCACCAAGATTTGATGCGTGTTGCCCAGAATATCCTTTTTTTAAGTCTTCGATCATCGCGTCGTTGACGGAATACGTACCGCCTTCAATCGGGCGGAGAAGCCCGCCTCGACCGCAAACGGCAGTAAGTTCCGAGATGTTGAAATCTTCTTTTTCGAGTGCTTCAACAATCGCTTCTTTACGGAAATTATATTGATCGATAATAGAAGGATATCGTGCAATGTCTTCAGATGAATGCCGTAACGTAACTTCTAACAATAAAGTTTCATCTTCGAAGACGCCTATTTTTGTGGATGTTGATCCTGGATTAATGACCAGAACCTTGATTGGTTTATTTTGCACAACAGAACCTCCTTCCATTTCAATCATTTATTATACCTCAATTATGAGTCGGAGGAATTAAGCTTCATTCCTCCCTGTTCAATTATCGTTTTGATAATACACTTTTTTCATTTTGTAAAAACTGACTGCGTGATTTTGCTACGCGCGCAATACGCTCTTCCGCAAGGCGATCCGCTGCTACATATGTTGGAATACCATCACGTTTTGAAATCGCAAAGATTTTCTCTATTGTACCGTATATACCTTCTACACGCTTCAATGCGCGTTCACGGTTATAGCCAATCAGCTCATCTGCAACGTTGATGACTCCACCTGAGTTGATAACGTAGTCTGGTGCATAGACGATACCCATTTCGTGGATTTTATCACCGTGTTTTGGTTCTTTCAATTGGTTGTTGGCTGATCCTGCAATTACTTTAAACTTAAATTGTGGAATCGTATCGTCATTAATAATCGCGCCGAGTGCACATGGTGCAAAAATATCTGCTTCTTGTGAGTAAATATCATTAATGCCAACTGCTGTTGCACCGAATGCATCGACAACACGCTGAACCGCCTCTTCGTTAATATCCGTGACGATTAGCTTCGCTCCTTCTTCATGCAAGTACTCACAAAGTGCATAGGCAACATTTCCAACACCTTGAACAGCTACTACTTTATCCTTCAGTGAATCAGTACCGAATGCTTCTTTCGCTGCTGCTTTCATACCATGATAAATGCCGTAAGCTGTTACAGGCGAAGGGTTACCTGAAGAACCTGAGTTGCCACCCGCTGAAGTACCTGTTACATAATTCGTTTCAAGGTGAATTAAATCCATATCTTCTTCTGTTGTTCCCACATCTTCTGCAGTGATATAACGACCATTCAAGCCTTCAATAAAACGTCCGAATGCACGGAACATTTCATCGTTTTTATCTGTTTTTGGATTGCCGATGATTACAGTTTTCCCGCCGCCAAGATTTAAACCTGCAGCTGCGTTTTTGTATGTCATACCTCGTGCTAGACGCAGTGCATCTTCAA
Proteins encoded:
- the lpdA gene encoding dihydrolipoyl dehydrogenase produces the protein MAREYDVVILGGGTGGYVAAIRAAQLGLKTALVEQGQLGGTCLHKGCIPSKALLKSAEVYDTAKNQAAAFGVDTKEVTLDFSRVQARKEGIVKQLHSGVTALMKKDKIDVFEGLGRMLGPSIFSPMPGTISVEMNNGDENEMLILKNLIIATGSRPRSLPGLDIDEQQIMSSDGALAMEALPKSIIIVGGGVIGIEWASMLNDFGVDVTVIEYADRIIPTEDEDISKEMKKLLTKKGITFVTSAKVLPDTVVKTADTVTISAELNGETTAFTAEKMLVSVGRQANVEGIGLDNTEIELDKGYIKTRPTFQTKEHHIYAIGDVIGGLQLAHVASHEGIAAVEHIAGLKNEPIDYTKISRCIYSSPEASSVGITEKQAKEQGFDVKVGKFPFMAIGKALVNGNSDGFVKIIADKKTDDILGVHMIGAHVTDLISEAGLAMVLDATPWEVASTIHPHPSLSEVMGEAALAVDGKAIHM
- a CDS encoding GNAT family protein — translated: MDIILEKLNFADAEQLFAFELTNRSYFEEMVPTRGNDYYNFDFFKSRHESLLDEQAQGICFFYLIKDAEGSILGRMNLIDIEEHQGIAHLGYRVGQIHTGKGIANRALKLLVEAVMLEGRIKKIKAQTTTNNIASQKVLERNGFEQIGTSDETFEMNNQQLTFVYYSWAALYV
- a CDS encoding Glu/Leu/Phe/Val dehydrogenase; amino-acid sequence: MEIFKYMESHDYEQLVICQDKTSGLKAIIAIHDTTLGPALGGTRMWTYASEEEAIEDALRLARGMTYKNAAAGLNLGGGKTVIIGNPKTDKNDEMFRAFGRFIEGLNGRYITAEDVGTTEEDMDLIHLETNYVTGTSAGGNSGSSGNPSPVTAYGIYHGMKAAAKEAFGTDSLKDKVVAVQGVGNVAYALCEYLHEEGAKLIVTDINEEAVQRVVDAFGATAVGINDIYSQEADIFAPCALGAIINDDTIPQFKFKVIAGSANNQLKEPKHGDKIHEMGIVYAPDYVINSGGVINVADELIGYNRERALKRVEGIYGTIEKIFAISKRDGIPTYVAADRLAEERIARVAKSRSQFLQNEKSVLSKR
- the buk gene encoding butyrate kinase, with the protein product MQNKPIKVLVINPGSTSTKIGVFEDETLLLEVTLRHSSEDIARYPSIIDQYNFRKEAIVEALEKEDFNISELTAVCGRGGLLRPIEGGTYSVNDAMIEDLKKGYSGQHASNLGGILANEIANGLHIPAFIVDPVVVDELTPVARISGFELFERKSIFHALNQKAVARRYAKQVGKKYKELRLIVTHMGGGITVGAHEFGKVIDVNNGLHGDGPFSPERAGTVPAGDLVEICYSGELYRNEVMKKLVGQGGLVGYLGTNDAVEVEKRIAKGDAKAKLVYDAMAYQVAKEIGSAAAVLRGQVDAIILTGGLAYGKGFIEAITSRIDWISDIVVYPGEDELQALAEGAIRVLSGEETAKIYPS
- a CDS encoding alpha-ketoacid dehydrogenase subunit beta, with product MAVMSYIDAITLAMKEEMERDDRVFVLGEDVGRKGGVFKATTGLYDQFGEYRALDTPLAESAIAGVGIGAAMYGLRPIAEMQFADFIMPAVNQIVSEAAKIRYRSNNDWTCPIVIRAPFGGGVHGALYHSQSVESMFASTPGLKIVIPSTPYDAKGLLKAAIRDEDPVLFFEHKRAYRLIKGEVPTDDYVLPIGKADVKREGDDITIITYGLCVHFALQAAERLAEDGISTHILDLRTVYPLDKEAIIEAASKTGKVLLVTEDNKEGSIMGEVAAIIAENCLFELDAPIKRLAGPDIPAMPYAPTMEKFFMVNPDKVEKAARELAEY
- a CDS encoding dihydrolipoamide acetyltransferase family protein, giving the protein MAIENILMPQLGESVTEGTIEKWLVKPGDTVNKYDPLAEVNTDKVTAEVPSSFAGTIKELIAQEGETLAVGAIICTIEIEDDGAVEAAIVAAPAKEEPVNEMPAAGSQKPASSLNREKGKEAGRYSPAVLRLSQDNGIDLTLVEGSGKEGRITRKDLLAIIESGNIPTASTAPVIEAPASVASAAAPVPAPKPAEPVNVPVMAGDTEIPITGVRRAIASNMLRSKHEAPHAWMMIEVDVTNLVQYRDSLKSDFKQKEGFNLTYFAFFVKAVAQALKEFPMMNSMWAGDKIIMKKDINISIAVASDDALFVPVINHADEKTIKGIGREVQELAGKVRSGKLKSAEMQGGTFTVNNTGSFGSVQSMGIINYPQAAILQVESIVKRPMIMDGGMIAARDMVNLCLSLDHRVLDGLVCGQFLARVKEILENVSADNTSVY
- a CDS encoding thiamine pyrophosphate-dependent dehydrogenase E1 component subunit alpha, yielding MTNNRHEALGLSNEDVLQIFETMLMARRIDERMWLLNRAGKIPFVISCQGQEAAQAGAAFALDKDKDWIAPYYRDMGVVLHFGMTAKDLMLSAFAKAEDPNSGGRQMPGHFGQRKNRILTGSSPVTTQLPHAVGVALAAKIKKEDFITFVTLGEGSSNQGDFHEGMNFAGVHKLPTVIMVENNKYAISVPVEKQLGCVNVSDRAIGYGMPGVTVDGTDPLEVYKVVKEAADRARSGEGPSLVETICYRLTAHSSDDDHRQYRDADELEDEKKKDPIPKFSAYLKEVGVLTDELEKELEERIMKEVNEATDYAENAPYAEPESALLHVYAEQGGNA